In Zingiber officinale cultivar Zhangliang chromosome 1A, Zo_v1.1, whole genome shotgun sequence, a genomic segment contains:
- the LOC122011680 gene encoding pentatricopeptide repeat-containing protein At3g22470, mitochondrial-like: MPWISNSPSPSAAARAVSRRRRPFARAVKQSPPVIQKFLPPPPSPELSSDAKVSAFCAAVAEFSRCRPASPLPSPGSSPSRRHPSAYNALMTSFSRSGDADEVIRLFRELMLWHPIPNALCYNTLINSLAVANRYDHVDKLFDEMVASGVAPTTASYTILLKSRSFDPNFIEYAYKLIPLMVQSGCQPDTSSYTMLIAGLCRARRMDEAWGVLDQMVEDKLLPTVQSYTCIVQGYCSEGRIKEAKRLVARMEGIGCPPDVVTHGILIEALCEAGEFHEVEKLLMESEKKGWKPNEVIYNIYMNGFCKAGKIDESFRLLEVMLTNELHPTIVTLNILFECLCRDSKVWEAKCLLERSAQLGWDPDVFFYNSLMSRFCKMNELVCVLKLFNDLFKKGINPDSCTFTIVIRSLCKAGMLRRAKCLFSNSSFAADVVAFNTLLHEFYRAQEFNEVRALYIKMISENIIPNKFTYCIMIDTLCRERRYMDAIDCFLRSLMIGFFPDLVIRLNNWLVKAGKLREILNLAEGLLCRGLVIDVSVFSALIRALCKEGYCKSNDLDRVCLLLERMLGMK; this comes from the coding sequence ATGCCATGGATCTCTAATTCCCCTTCTCCCTCTGCCGCCGCCCGGGCCGTTAGCCGCCGTCGTCGCCCCTTCGCCCGAGCCGTTAAGCAATCTCCCCCTGTCATCCAAAAATTCCTTCCTCCCCCACCTTCTCCAGAACTCTCCTCCGACGCCAAGGTCTCCGCTTTCTGCGCCGCGGTCGCTGAATTCTCCCGATGTCGCCCTGCTTCCCCTCTCCCCTCCCCTGGCTCCAGTCCCTCCCGCCGCCACCCCTCAGCCTACAACGCCCTCATGACATCCTTCTCCCGCTCCGGCGACGCTGACGAGGTCATCCGTCTCTTTCGCGAGCTCATGCTCTGGCACCCCATCCCCAACGCTCTCTGCTACAACACCCTTATCAATTCCCTAGCGGTCGCCAACCGCTACGACCATGTTGATAAGTTGTTCGACGAAATGGTAGCATCCGGAGTCGCACCCACCACTGCCTCTTACACCATCCTCTTAAAGTCACGGTCTTTCGATCCCAATTTCATCGAATATGCCTACAAGCTCATTCCTTTGATGGTTCAGTCCGGCTGCCAGCCGGATACATCCTCCTACACGATGCTCATAGCAGGGCTCTGCCGTGCAAGGAGAATGGATGAGGCTTGGGGCGTCTTGGATCAAATGGTGGAGGATAAGCTGCTTCCCACTGTGCAGTCATACACTTGTATTGTTCAGGGGTATTGCTCGGAAGGTAGGATCAAGGAGGCCAAAAGGCTAGTCGCCAGGATGGAGGGAATCGGTTGCCCACCTGACGTCGTAACTCATGGCATCTTGATAGAAGCCCTTTGTGAGGCTGGGGAATTCCATGAGGTGGAGAAGCTTTTGATGGAAAGTGAGAAGAAAGGCTGGAAGCCGAATGAGGTGATTTATAACATATACATGAATGGTTTCTGCAAGGCTGGTAAAATTGATGAATCATTTCGGTTGTTGGAAGTTATGCTAACAAATGAGTTGCATCCTACAATTGTTACTCTCAATATTCTTTTTGAGTGTCTCTGCCGTGATTCAAAAGTTTGGGAAGCCAAATGCTTATTGGAGAGAAGTGCTCAGTTGGGATGGGATCCTGATGTCTTCTTTTACAACTCCTTAATGAGTAGATTTTGTAAGATGAATGAATTGGTTTGTGTTCTAAagctattcaatgacttgtttaAGAAAGGGATCAATCCCGACTCTTGCACATTTACCATTGTGATCCGAAGCCTTTGCAAAGCCGGGATGCTTCGACGAGCTAAATGTTTATTCAGCAATAGCAGTTTTGCTGCCGATGTTGTAGCCTTCAACACTTTGCTTCATGAGTTTTACAGGGCACAAGAGTTTAACGAGGTGCGAGCACTTTATATAAAGATGATCTCTGAAAACATCATTCCAAATAAATTCACGTATTGCATCATGATTGATACTCTTTGTCGAGAAAGACGTTATATGGATGCTATTGATTGCTTTCTTAGATCGTTGATGATTGGATTCTTCCCGGATCTTGTTATTCGATTAAATAATTGGTTGGTGAAGGCTGGAAAGCTTAGAGAAATACTAAACCTTGCTGAAGGACTATTATGCAGAGGCTTGGTCATAGATGTTTCTGTATTCAGTGCATTGATCAGGGCATTATGCAAAGAGGGTTATTGCAAAAGCAACGATCTGGACAGAGTTTGTCTATTACTTGAAAGGATGTTGGGAATGAAATAG